Below is a window of Streptomyces qaidamensis DNA.
GCGTTCGTGCCGGTGAAGGGTTCGCCCGTGACGTTGATCCGGGAGTCCGGCGCCGGCCGTGCGGCCGGCTCCCACCAGTCGGTCCCGGCCGCCGCACTCGGAGTGGGCCCGAGCGCGATCGACAGCACGAGCAGGAGGAGCGACACAACGGTGAGGTTCTTGCGTCGGTGGTACGGGCGTCCGGAACTGGTCACAGCCCACGTCCTCGGTCGGCGGGTCGCTCGGTCGTGTTGTCATGACCTCGCAAAGTGTGCGACGAGAATCGCCACTGCCGCTTGATGAGTCAAGGGTCCGGGACGGCTGACCTGATGGGCGGGGAGGCCGGTTCCCCCGGGCCGGGCCCCGAACCGGCCGGGGCAGCAGCAAACCCCAGGTCGCCGACCTGGGGTCTCATAGGGCGGGTGACGGGACCCGCGGGCGTTCAGCCGATCAGCTCGGACCGCGATCGGGAACACCGGACGCGTCCTGCGCGGCGCGGCGGTACTCCGCGTTGATGCGCTGGGCTTCCTCCAGCTGGTCCTCCAGGATCACGATCCGGCAGGCGGCCTCGATCGGGGTTCCCCGGTCGACGAGCTCGCGGGCGCGCGCGGCGATCCGCAGCTGGTAGCGGGAGTACCGGCGGTGTCCGCCCTCCGAGCGCAGCGGAGTGATCAGACGGGCCTCCCCGATGGCACGCAGGAAGCCAGGGGTGGTGCCGAGCATCTCGGCGGCCCGGCCCATCGTGTAGGCGGGGTAGTCGTCGTCGTCCAGACGATCGCTGAGCGGAGTATCAGCTGCCATGTCACCTCGTAGTGCAACGCGTCGAGGGGCCCTGGCGCCGTACGGCACCAGGGCCCCGAAGGAAATTCAACACCATCTGTCGGCCCTCATGCTGCGCCGACCTTCTGTTTCCGCTACCCGGCCCGCTGGCGGGAGGGGTGCGGGGATCGCGGCTGCGTGACCGGGGACCACCATCCAATCCGGGGTCTTGCGGTACCCGGACCGAGAGCTTCCCGGCCGGGCGATCCTGATGGCGTCTGCTCCTCCGTCCTTCCTCGGTTCTCCTCTGACCATGTCTACGAGAAGAAGGTTAACCGCGGCGAGCGCCCAATGTCTACTCCGACAAAGACAGATTTTGCGTTCCGCCAGGCGCAGGCATTCGGCTGCATCCGATCATGGACGCAGGACCCGGGCGCAGACACAGGACCCGGGCACAGCAGTGAGGGCCCTGCCGACGCGCGTCGGCAGGGCCCTCACTGGTCTATGGCGGCGGTCACCCGCCCGCGCTTCAGCCCACCGGGACGTCCCGGAGGCGGACCCGGTCCGTGTAGGTGGGGGCGTCCCGGAGAACGGTGAGCCGGGCGAGGGTGATCACGCCCGTGCTCTGGTCGTCCCCGTCGCAGAGGACGAGGTGATCGACCCGGGCACCGGCCATGAGGGACAACGCCACCTCGACCGTCATGTCGTCACGGATGTGCGGCGCATGGGCCTTGGCGGGGTGCTGCGTCAGAACCGGCGTCATGGGTGTCTCCTGCCAGGTGGGGGGCGGGTGGGCGCGGGGCGCTACGCGGCAGGGCCGAAGCCGGTCCGCCGTTGCGCCCTCGGGCGTGCCGCCTCGCCGGCGGGACGGCCCTGGCCGGTGGGACGGCGGCCCCGCCGGCCCCGGGACGGGGCGGAGGCGCCGCGGGGGCGTTCCGCGCGCGGGGCGGTCACGACGACCGGGACACCGGAAGGGGCCTGGGCACCCGTGATGCGGCTCAGCTCCGCCTCTCCGGACCGCACCTGGGCGATCCGGGGGGTGATGCCCGCCGACGTCATCAGCCGGCTCATGCCGCGACGCTGGCCCGGGGTCACCAGGGTGACCACGCTGCCGGACTCGCCGGCCCGCGCCGTACGGCCGCCGCGGTGCAGGTAGTCCTTGTGGTCACTGGGCGGGTCCACGTTGACGACGAGGTCGAGGTTGTCGACGTGGATGCCGCGCGCTGCGACGTTGGTCGCCACCAGGACCGTCACGTGGCCGCTCTTGAACTGGGCCAGGGTCCGGGTCCGCTGGGGCTGTGACTTGCCGCCGTGCAGGGCCGCGGCGCGGACACCGCTCTTCAGCAGGTGCTGGGTCAGCGAGTCCACCGCGTGCTTGGTGTCGAGGAACATGATCACCCGGCCGTCCCGCGCCGCGATCTCGGTGGTGGTCCGGTGCTTGTCCGCGTCGTGCACGTGGAGGACGTGGTGCTCCATCGTGGTGACCGCGCCCGCGGACGGGTCGACGGAGTGGACCACCGGGTCGTGCAGGTAGGTGCGGACCAGCCGGTCGACGTTGCGGTCCAGGGTGGCCGAGAACAGCATCCGCTGACCGCCGGGCTGAACCTGGTCGAGCAGGGTGGTGACCTGCGGCATGAAGCCCATGTCGGCCATCTGGTCGGCCTCGTCGAGGACCGTGATGGTCACGCCGTCCAGCCGGCAGTCACCCCGGTCGATGAGGTCCTTGAGCCGCCCGGGCGTGGCGACGACCACCTCGGCTCCGCCGCGCAGCGCACTGGCCTGCCTGCCGATGGACATCCCGCCGACGACCGTGGCGAGCCGCAGGCTCACGGAACGGGCGTACGGAGTGAGCGCGTCGGTGACCTGCTGGGCGAGCTCGCGGGTGGGCACGAGGACGAGCGCGAGCGGCTGCCGCGGCTCGGCGCGCCGCCCGGCGGTCCGGGCCAGTACGGCGAGGCCGAAGGCGAGGGTCTTGCCCGAGCCGGTGCGGCCACGGCCGAGTACGTCCCGACCGGCCAGGGTGTTCGGCAGGGTGGCCGCCTGGATCGGGAACGGCGCGGTCACCCCTTCGTGGCCGAGCGTGGCCAACAGCCGGGCGGGCAGGTCGAGATCGGCGAACGACTCGACGGCGGGCAGCGGAGGCGTGATCGTCTTCGGCAGGGCGAACTCGCCCTGGAGGGCCGGGCGGCTTCCGTAGCTCCTGGAGCGGCTCGCACCACCGGAGAAGCTCGGCCTGCCGGAGCGGCGGCCGTCACCGTCGCCTCCTGAGAAACGGTCACGGGTACGGGTTGTGTGGGCACGCTTCATGCGGGACCTTCCTCGATGGGCGCGTGGCAAGGAAAATCCGCAGCAGATGAGCGGCGCAGAGAATCTCGAGACGAGCCGAAGTCGTTGCGGCCGGGCCGGCCGGCGGGGAAAAGCAGCGAGCTGGGGCCCGCACCCCTTCAGGTGCGGGCCCCAGCTGCGAATATGCGCGAGCGCCGATGTCAGGCGGGCACGATGTTCTCGGCCGTCGGGCCCTTCTGGCCCTGCGCGATGTCGAACGACACCTTCTGGCCTTCCAGCAGCTCGCGGAAGCCCTGGGCGGCGATGTTCGAGTAGTGGGCGAAGACGTCAGCGCCGCCGCCGTCCTGCTCGATGAAGCCGAAGCCCTTTTCCGAGTTGAACCACTTCACGGTGCCAGTAGCCATTTTGTTTCTCCTTCGGAGGCGGTTTCAGGAATTCACCGTCTGTGAATTCCGTGTCGCCGTGATGATTACCCCGTAGGAAATGAACCTTCTGGCAACCACACCTGCAACTGAGATCGACAGTAGCACGGGGCGATCGGCGCCGTGTGGCTCGGAAAATCCACCTCGGCGGGCGATCGGGGAATATTCGGCGGGCCCCGCTTCTATTTCTCATTTTGCGGGCACAGATATTGCCCTCCGGGGGTGCGGCTCTTCCTGCCGCACCCCCGCGCGCCGGCCCTGTGACCTCCGCCGATGCGCGGCACGGTGGCGATGGCACCGGCACGCCGCTGCCGCGACGAAGCTCACATCACCCGTTCAGCCCCGCCGGGTCGCAGCTACGTGCACAGAGGCCTTCCTCGTCTCCATCGCCCTCGTGCTGCTGATGACCGCGTGCCAGGGCTGGGCTGGGACCAGGCCGGAGCTCCGGCGCGGCGGGCCAGGGAAGCGAGGACGGGGCCGGCTCGGGCGCCGACACCGGCGACGGCGGCAAGGAGCTGGACAGCATCATCGTCGCCGTCGGTGACGACGACACCGACCCGGTCTCCCTGAAGGTCGGCACCATCACGGTCGACGAGCCGGTCGTCACCAACCGGCACACCTCCGCGACGGACGCCGTCCCCTTCAGCTGAACCGGCCCGCGGCCCCTGGCGGGTCTACCACGGCACCTCGCCCTCGTCGTCGAAGAACCGGCCGCTCGGGCCGTCGTCGGGCAGCGTCGCGAGCCGGATCGCGACCGCCGCGCCCTGCTCCGGGGTGCGGACCCCGCGGAACCCGTTGAGGTCGGTCGCGCAGTAGCCGGGGCACGCGGCGTTGATGAGGATGCCCGTGTCCCGGAGCTCCTTGGCGTACTGGACGGTGACGGCGTTGAGGAAGGTCTTGGACGGCGTGTAGGCGGCGGCGATCGGGCCCGTGTCGCTGCCGGGAGTGGTCTGCCGGGTCAGTGAGCCCACGCCGCTGGACATGTTCACGATCCGCGGCGACGACGAGCGGCGCAGCAGCGGCAGCATCGCGTTGGTGACGCGGATGACGCCGATCACGTTGGTCTCCACGACCGTCCGTACCGTCGCCGGGTCCACCTCGGTGGGCATCTGCGGCACACTGCCGGTGATCCCGGCGTTGTTGACCAGCACGTCGAGACGCCCGGCGCCCTCCTCGACCAGTGCGGCGGCCGCGCCCACACTCACGTCGTCGGTCACGTCGAGCGGTACGCCGAACGCGTCGGCACCGGCCGCCCGCAGTTTCGCCACGGCCGTCTCGCGCCGCTCCCGGTCCCGGGCGCCGACCCCGCCCCTCCAGCCGAGGGCGCCCAGGCCCGCCGCGATCTCGTATCCGATGCCCTTGTTCGCGCCGGTCACCAGCGCGATCGTCTGTTCGCTCATGCCGCCGATCGTGTCCGCGCCCGGGGTCGGCGGGCCAACACCGATCGGGTGGGCGGCGATACCGCACCGGTATCGGCCCAGCTCGGAGCAGCCTGGAGCAGTAGCATCACGGCGTGGAGACAAGGGAGTTGCGGTACTTCGTCGCCGTCGCCGAGGAGCTTCACTTCGGCAGGGCCGCCCAGCGGCTCGGGATCGCGCAGCCCCCGCTGTCGCGGGCGATCGGCCGGCTCGAACGGCGCCTGAAGGCGGTCCTGCTGGAACGCAGCAGCCGCGCGGTCACCCTGACGGAGGCCGGAGCGGTGCTCCTGAGGGAGGCCCGGGCGGCGCTCGAAGCGGTCGAGGCCGCCGAACGCCGCACCCGCCGCGCGGCCCACGCCCCGTCCGGCCAGGCCGGCGTGGTGCTCGTCACGAAGGCCGGCGCGTCCAGCGAGCTGCTGGCGAAACTGCTCGACGCCCACGCCGCCGAACCCGACGCGGCCGGCGTCGAGCTGCTCCTGTGCGGCATGGGCGAGCAGGGACCGATGCTGCGCGACGGCCGGGCCGACGTGGCGCTGCTGCACCTGCCGTTCGACACCACGTCCGGTCTCGACACCGAAGAACTCTGCAGGGAGGGGCAGGTCGCGATCCTCCCGGCCGGTCACCCCCTCGCCGGCCGGCCCCATCTCCGTACGGCCGACGTCACCGGCCTCCCCGACCTGCCGATGCCCCGCTGGCCCGGCCCCGACGGCACCTACCCGGCCGGCCCCGGCCCCCGGGCCCGCGACCACGCCCAGCTCCTCCAGCTGATCGCCCTCGGCCGCGCCTGCTGGATCGCGCCGGAGTCCTGCCGGACCCAACTGCGCGACGGGCTGGCCGCCGTGCCGGTGCCGGACGCGCCGACGGTCACCACGGTGATCGCCTGGCCACCCCACAGCCGGTCCCGGGCGGTCGCGGACCTGGTCCGCACCGCGATACGGGTGAGCTCGTGAGCGGGTGGAGCCGCCTCCGCCGGTCAGGACCGGCACCCTCCGATAGCATGTTCGAACTCGCGATGGTCCCTCCATCGCTCTCCATCTGCCCAGCCATTCGGAAGAATCGGCCAAAAGATTGAAAGCCAGAGCATCGCGGGTGTTTTCGCGAATAGGCGACATGAGTTCGTGGGGTGCGGGGCGCCGAAGAGTGCTGCTGTGGGGCACGGCGGGCGTGGTCACGCTCGGATTCCTCATCGCGCTGGAGATCGCCGCACGCCGCTACGGCGAACCGGGGCCGATCACCAACCAGGTGAAGGGCCTGGTCCTCGCCCCCAAGCCGGGGCCGCTGTACGGCGGTCTGGGGCTGATGATGGTCGTGCTCACCTGGCGACAGCGGTTCATCGCGGCCGGCGCCGCGCTCGGCATCGACGCCGTCCTCCTGCCGGTGCGGTGGGCGGCGGACGCCGACATGACGGAGGGTCACGTATTCGGCACGGGCGCGTTGTGGGTGATGCTGGGCACCGCGGTCATCGCCGTCACCCGCCGCACCGGCCCTGACCGCCTCCTGCTGCTGAAGGGCGTCGGACTGGGCCTGCTGCTGGTCGCCGCCCGCAAGACCGGCGACACCTGGCTGTTCATCACGGCGAAGACCCGCCCGACCGTACTCGACCAGTACGTGGCGACCGCCGACCACGCGCTGGGCAACCCCTCCTGGCCGGCCGGCCGGATCGTCGAGGCCACCGACCCCTACAGCAGCCATCTCCTCCAACTGGTCTACGGCCAGCTCGCGGTGGCCGCGGTCGTCGTCGCCTTCTACCAGCTGCGCAACGTCACGGTCGAGCGCCGCTTCCCCCGCCACCACCTGGTGCGCACGTTCCTGGTGATCGGCCTCGTCGGACCGGCCGTCTACATGCTCTTCCCGGTGGTCGGCCCGGTCTTCGCCTACGGCCCGGGCGCCTCCGGAACCGGCGGCGTGCAGTGGGCGGCGGCCAACCTGTGGCCGCACACCCCGCTGCCGGTCACCACCCCGCAGCCGATGACGTACGACGGGATCACCCCTCGCAACTGCATGCCCAGCCTGCACACCGCGTGGTCCGTCGCGATCTTCGTCCACACCCGCAGGGCACCGCGGGCGCTGCGGTTCGCCGGCACGTTCTGGCTGGTCGTCACCCTCGCCGCGACCCTGGGGTTCGGCTA
It encodes the following:
- a CDS encoding MerR family transcriptional regulator — protein: MAADTPLSDRLDDDDYPAYTMGRAAEMLGTTPGFLRAIGEARLITPLRSEGGHRRYSRYQLRIAARARELVDRGTPIEAACRIVILEDQLEEAQRINAEYRRAAQDASGVPDRGPS
- a CDS encoding CBS domain-containing protein, with translation MTPVLTQHPAKAHAPHIRDDMTVEVALSLMAGARVDHLVLCDGDDQSTGVITLARLTVLRDAPTYTDRVRLRDVPVG
- a CDS encoding DEAD/DEAH box helicase, which translates into the protein MKRAHTTRTRDRFSGGDGDGRRSGRPSFSGGASRSRSYGSRPALQGEFALPKTITPPLPAVESFADLDLPARLLATLGHEGVTAPFPIQAATLPNTLAGRDVLGRGRTGSGKTLAFGLAVLARTAGRRAEPRQPLALVLVPTRELAQQVTDALTPYARSVSLRLATVVGGMSIGRQASALRGGAEVVVATPGRLKDLIDRGDCRLDGVTITVLDEADQMADMGFMPQVTTLLDQVQPGGQRMLFSATLDRNVDRLVRTYLHDPVVHSVDPSAGAVTTMEHHVLHVHDADKHRTTTEIAARDGRVIMFLDTKHAVDSLTQHLLKSGVRAAALHGGKSQPQRTRTLAQFKSGHVTVLVATNVAARGIHVDNLDLVVNVDPPSDHKDYLHRGGRTARAGESGSVVTLVTPGQRRGMSRLMTSAGITPRIAQVRSGEAELSRITGAQAPSGVPVVVTAPRAERPRGASAPSRGRRGRRPTGQGRPAGEAARPRAQRRTGFGPAA
- a CDS encoding cold-shock protein; amino-acid sequence: MATGTVKWFNSEKGFGFIEQDGGGADVFAHYSNIAAQGFRELLEGQKVSFDIAQGQKGPTAENIVPA
- a CDS encoding SDR family oxidoreductase yields the protein MSEQTIALVTGANKGIGYEIAAGLGALGWRGGVGARDRERRETAVAKLRAAGADAFGVPLDVTDDVSVGAAAALVEEGAGRLDVLVNNAGITGSVPQMPTEVDPATVRTVVETNVIGVIRVTNAMLPLLRRSSSPRIVNMSSGVGSLTRQTTPGSDTGPIAAAYTPSKTFLNAVTVQYAKELRDTGILINAACPGYCATDLNGFRGVRTPEQGAAVAIRLATLPDDGPSGRFFDDEGEVPW
- a CDS encoding LysR family transcriptional regulator, which produces METRELRYFVAVAEELHFGRAAQRLGIAQPPLSRAIGRLERRLKAVLLERSSRAVTLTEAGAVLLREARAALEAVEAAERRTRRAAHAPSGQAGVVLVTKAGASSELLAKLLDAHAAEPDAAGVELLLCGMGEQGPMLRDGRADVALLHLPFDTTSGLDTEELCREGQVAILPAGHPLAGRPHLRTADVTGLPDLPMPRWPGPDGTYPAGPGPRARDHAQLLQLIALGRACWIAPESCRTQLRDGLAAVPVPDAPTVTTVIAWPPHSRSRAVADLVRTAIRVSS
- a CDS encoding phosphatase PAP2 family protein, translating into MSSWGAGRRRVLLWGTAGVVTLGFLIALEIAARRYGEPGPITNQVKGLVLAPKPGPLYGGLGLMMVVLTWRQRFIAAGAALGIDAVLLPVRWAADADMTEGHVFGTGALWVMLGTAVIAVTRRTGPDRLLLLKGVGLGLLLVAARKTGDTWLFITAKTRPTVLDQYVATADHALGNPSWPAGRIVEATDPYSSHLLQLVYGQLAVAAVVVAFYQLRNVTVERRFPRHHLVRTFLVIGLVGPAVYMLFPVVGPVFAYGPGASGTGGVQWAAANLWPHTPLPVTTPQPMTYDGITPRNCMPSLHTAWSVAIFVHTRRAPRALRFAGTFWLVVTLAATLGFGYHYGVDLIAGVVFALTIEAALRSLDRGWDRPGVLLVAYGTTVFTALLVSYRYLPTEMAEYPEVSGPLLILAMTSVIYGYVRTTPKPSPRLPAPRTPVAEAVPDDAATGAGEGTASAPARSPEPH